Within Sorangiineae bacterium MSr11367, the genomic segment CGCCGATGATCACCGCGCCGGCCCATTCCCAAGACGCAGCGCCGATGAACGAGCTTGGGGCTTTGCCGCTCAAGGCGAGAGCGAGGAGACCGAGCCCCATGAACGAGCGAGCCCCGACGGTCCAATGGAAGAACCCCGACCATTTCCTGGCTGCGCCGAGTAGGTAGAGTACTGCCGTATTGATGGTTGCAAGAGACGTGATGGCGAGCAGCGTCGCCGTGTAATCGCCGGGCAAGCGGGCCGCGACCGGCGCGAAACCCATCATGCGAGCTTGGCCTTCCTGGTCGATGAGGCCATAGATGCCCATGACGAGCGCAAACGCCCCCAGGGCCGCGATCACCCATCCAGCGATCGGTCGAGAGATTTTCATGCGTGGCTCCAGTTAGTAAACAGACGCTTACTTGACGCACGGCGGACCAGATGTCAACGTGCGTTTACTTGCATGGCGTCGCGATCCCTCAAACCAACGGACGAGCGATCGCGCGATCGCGCGCGTACGCGTGCGAAAATCATGGAGGCCGCAAAGGTCGCGTTCTCCAAATATGGATATGGCGGGGCCAACATTCGTGACATCGCCGCGGAGGCGGGTATCACCGGTGCGCTGGTGGTGCGCTACTTCGGGTCCAAGGAGAAGTTGTTCGAGGAGGCGCTTGCAGATGCCTTCGACCTCGGGCAGGCCTTTGCGAGCACGGAGCGACGGGAGCTCGGCGAGGCGATCGTCGCGCACTTGTTCTCGGAGCAGCAAGTCGTCGACCTGACGGCCATGATGCTGCTCGCGTCGGTGGACCCTTCGGCCAATCCCGTAGCCCGTCGCCTCGCGCACGCCCGCATGCTTCACCCGATGATGAAGTTGATCGGCGGAAAGAACGCCGAACAGCGCGCCGCATTGATTTTGTCCCTGGTCACCGGGGTGTGGTTCTACCGGTTCATGCTACCGCTACGACCACTTTCGGGACGCTCGGACGCGAGCACCAAGGGCCGCGTGGCAGCCCAGATCCAAAGGATCATCGATGGGGCGGATTGAGAGTCGTTGCTTTACCCACACACGTCGGCAAAGAGGCGGGCGAAGTTGCCGCCCATGATCTTGTTCAGACGCGCCTGGCTATGACCGCGCGCGCGAAGTTTGTCGCGCAGGATTTGGAACTTTTGCGGCGTATTCAAATCAGGGCACAGCGGAAAGACGTCGGGGGCTTCGCCGGGCGCCGAGATTCCCTTTTTTCGCCGCTCCTCGACCTCTTTGCGAAACTCCGCCACGTAGGCGGGATCTTTGATGTCCACCGTGGAGACCGTGCCGTCGGAGCCGATGCCGACGTGCTCTTCGCCGCATACGTTGATGGCGTGCTCGAGGTGCGCGATGACGTCGGCGGCCATTTGTTGTCCCTGCGCACGCAGAAACGGCATGAAATAGATTCCCGCGACACCGCCTTTGTCGGCGCATCGTTTGAGCTCTTCGTCCCGCTTGTTGCGTGGATGATTGACCACGGCGGAGCAGCCCGTATGGGTGATGGCCACCGGCTGCTTCGAGAGCTCGATGGCCTCGGCGGTCGTGCGCTGGCCGCAGTGGCTCACGTCGACGAGGACTCGGCTCGCGTTCATTCGCTCGACGGCGCGTCGCCCGAGCGTGCTGAGCCCCGCATTGCCGGGTTCGAGGCAGCCGTCTCCGAGGAGATTGCGCGTATTGTACGTGAGCTGCATCACGCGAACGCCGAGGCCGTGCATCGTATCGAAGTGCTCCAGCGCAGGCCCCAACGCGGTGGCGCCCTGGAATGCGAAAATGAAGCCGACGCGCTTCGTCGCCTTGGCCGCCCGCAAATCGGCCGCGTTGCGCACCAACATGAGCGACTCCGGATGGGCGGCAATCTCTCGAAGGCGCACCGAGATCATTTCCATGGTGTGATCGAAGGCGTGCTCGCTATTCGTCACATCGTCGACGGTAATGCTCACGCACGTCAGACCCGAGCGCAGTCCATCTTGAATCTCGGAGGCCGTCAGCGGCGGGTTCCATTCGTATCGACCGATGCCACCACTTCCATCGAAGATGATTCCGTCGTCCAAGCTGCCACCCGCCTTCGAACCGGGCGCTCGGTCCGCGGCGCGTGCATCGCTCCCCTGCCCTGCGCATCCGGAAAGCGCGATTCCGGATGCAAACTGCACGAAATGGCGTCGGGTCACACGACTCGATGACATGGAGGCCTCCTGCGCCCGGTTATAGGGCCTCCGCGAGGCAATGCCTTCCATTTCGTAGTGGGTCGAACTTCGCTGGGATGCGACCGCGACCACGCCGCGCACCCCAGCATGGTATCGAGCGCTACTTCTTGTCGTTCGTCGTCAAATTCTTCTCGGCGGTGTCCACGACGAACACGGCCAGCAAGCGCGCGGGCTCGGTCGCGCTCGCGTTTTCGCTGACGCCATGGTGATCGCCCGGCATTTCCGCGAAGCTTTCGCCGGCACGGTAGGTCTTCACCGGACCGTTATTGACCTGGCTTCGAATCGCGCCCTGCAACACCGTTGCGTAGATGAACGCGGAGCTGGCGTGCGAGTGCCCGGGGGAAGAGCCGCCCGGCGGGTACTCGACGAGAAAGCTCTTCATGCTTTTGCCAGGGACGTTGGGAAGCACGTGGTCGAAGACCAAGGTTACTTTGTCTTTGCCTTCGGCGGCACCGGCCGGTGCATCGGGAATGAGCGCGACGGCGAGGGCCATCGCGAAGAGAACTCTTTTGATCACGGCGTATCTCCTCATCAGATTTACTAAAGCGTCGATTGTCGAAGCCAGTCTGCGTAACGGGTGGTCCCCAGGTGCGCCGCGCCTCCGGGCAAGAGCGAGCGCTCGCTGAGAAGGGCGCCGTAATAGCGCGCGTCGTCGTCCGAAATCACCGGGCGCGGATCCTTGGACGCGCTCAAACCTTGGCGAATGAGTTCGACCATGGGGAATGTCTCGGGGCCGGCTATCTCGATGATGCCGTTCGCGGGCTTATCGAGCGTGGCTTCGGTCAGCGCGTAGGCGACGTTGTCGGACGAGAGGGGCTGAATGAGGGCCTTCGGCAAACGAACTTTGCCATCTACCGTTGCGGAGTCCGCAATGGCCTTCACGAATTCGAAGAATTGGGTGGCCCGGACGATCGTGTACGGGATGGAGCTGGCTTTGATGAGCAGCTCCTGGGCGACCTTCGCGCGGAGATAGCCGCTGTCCGGCATGCGTTCGGAGCCGACCACCGACAAGGCCACGTAGTGCTTGATGCCCGTGGCCGCCGCTGCACTGACCAGGTTTCGCGTCGCCTTGGAGAAGAAGTCCAGAACCGCGGCGTCCTCGAAGGACGGCGAATTGGAAACGTCGACGAGAACCGACGCGCCCGCAAGAGCCTCCCGCACGCCCACGCCGGTGACCGTGTTGACCCCTGTATTGGGCGACGCGGCAAGCGCCTCGTGCCCCGCCGCGGTGAGGTTACGTACGAGCTTCGAGCCGATGAGCCCCGTACCGCCAATGACTACGATTTTCATGGGAACGACCTTCCGTGGTTCGCGTGGCGTCGCCGCCACCCGGTGTTGCAACGAGGACCGGGCAGCCCACCGTTTCGTGACAGGTCGTTGGAAAAAAAAGTCTCAGGCGGGGTCAGCGTTCGGAGAAACCAAGGCCGATCCCACATCCTCGAGCTTCACCGGGTTCATCACCCACATCAGCTGCTCGATTCCCTGCTCCGAGGCCTCGACCGTCACGAGCCCGAAGACAAGGCCGTCGCGCGAGAGCAGAATCGAGGGCCTACCGTTCGCCTCGGTCCACGTGAACGAGACGCCGATCCAGAACTTGTGCGCGAAGGACGCGATGAACTTCGCAACACGTGCTCGGCCCACCACGGGAACGCGGGCAACCCCCAGCACGCCTCCGCCGTCGGAGTAGTTCGCGACGTCGGCCACGAAGAGCGCTTCCAAGGCCGAGCGGTCCCCGGCTTGGGCCGCCCGGATGAACGCGTCCAAGAAGCGTCGTTGCTCGGACGGGCTCGCCGGCGTGCGCCGCTCCGAGGCCAAATGGGTTCGCGCACGGGTGACGAGTTGGCGCGCGTTGGCTTCGTTGATTTCGAGAATGTCGGCAATCTGTGCGTACGCGTAGTCGAACGCTTCCCGCAGCACGTACGCGGCACGTTCCGTGGCCGAGAGCTTCTCCAGCAGAAACAACACCGCAAGCTCCAACGCTTCCCCGCGCACCGCGCCCAGCTCGGGATCCGCACGCGTATCCACGGGCTCGGGAAGCCATGGGCCAATATACGTTTCACGCCGGGCGCGCGCCGACTGCACGGCGTTGATGGCCAATCGCACGGCCGTGGTCACGAGAAACGCCGCGGGATCGAGCACGGAGCCGCGATCGTCGTACGTCTGCCATCGGAGCCAGACCTCCTGCACGACATCTTCGGCTTCGGCCTTGCTGCCCAACATGCGGTAGGCGAGCCCGAACAGCCGACGCCGGACCCCGGCAAAGATGGAAGCCGCCTCATCGAGATTGGCCGCCGTGCCATCGGGATCCGCGTGCATGCACCCACGCTAGCACCACCGCGAAAGCTTGGGAGAAAACGGCACGCGGCGCTCGCGACCGGCAGCAATCCCCGGCCGTACGCCATCGCACGGCCGGGCTTTCGAGCGGCGGTCGCCGATTCGACTATGGCTGCATGGACGGATACGCCGAGTCGGAGGTGACCGTGATTCCATCGCAGACGTTGCCGCTATCGAACCAACGCACACGAATGAAGTCGTCCGTATGGATCGTCTTCGCCATCTCGACGAATCGCGCATCGGTTGCGGTGCAGAAGGCATGGTTGCCATTCGCATCGTAGGCATCGAACTGCATGCTCGCGCCTTCCCCGACGTAGTCGCGGACGGTGAGAATCATGCGGCTGCGCGTGTCCGCCGAACTGCGGGTGCGGCTGAATACACCGCTCGCCTCGTGATGCCCCCCTTCGACCGCGACGATGGTCACGTTCCCATCCGTCGCCTTGGCGCCTGCTCGGGCGACCGTCTGCATGCCAAAGGCGATGGTGCTGATCGCGGCCGCGAGAACGACGATGCTCATTTTCTTCATGAAGGATTCTCCTGGAAACGCATGGCTAGATTCGAGTGCTCGCTTTCCATCGGCCCGATCCCCGTGCAGGTTGCGCATTTTCAAAAATCGCGGCCTTGACGCAATACAACAGGGCTAATACATCTGTCGGAATACATCCGACATGCGATCTGGACTCGGAACGATGCTGCGACGGCTCGTGGCGCTACTCGATGGAGACGTGGAGCGCGTTTATGGGAATGCGGGGCTCGATTTCCGAGCCCGTTACTATCCCGTGTTTCAGGCGCTCTCGCGCGAGGAGGCGTGCACGATTCGCGCGATCGCGCTGCAATCGGGGCTGACGCATTCGGCGTTGAGTCAGACCATCACCGAGATGCGCAAGGCGGGGCTGGTGACGGTGACGCCGGGAGAAGATGCGCGGGAGCGAAATGTCGAATTGAGCCCGAAGGGAAAACTGGTGATGGCCGAGCTCCAGCCTTATTGGGAGGCCATCGCGGCCGCGGCCGATGCGCTGGATGCGGAGCTCGATGGTTCGTTGTTTCGCGCCCTGGAAGGAGCGGCGGACGCGCTCGAGCAGCGTTCCTTCTACGACCGCATCGAGGCCGAGCGCGCGGCCAGGATCGCGAAGCGCACGAGGAAGAAGAAGGAGACCTGAGGGATCACCATTCGCTGGCGGCGCATGCATCCATGATGAGGCTGCGCAACCATCGGTGTCCGTCTTGCTGGTGCGTGCGCGGGTGCCAGACCATCGAGATGGACACGTCGGCAACGTCGAGCGGCGCGCGGAAGACGTCGAGCGGCAAGAGCTCGGCGAGCGCGTGGGCGATGCCGCGCGGAAGGGTCGCGATGGCGTTCGAGCGGGCCACGATCTTCGCCGCAACGAGGTAATCCGGTGTTCGAACTAGCACGTGCTGCCCGAGGCCGCGGTCGGCGTGCACCGTATCCGCGATGCCGCCCGGCCACGCGTCCGGCGTGACCACCACGTGAGCCAGCTCGCCGAATGCGCGCAAGGTCAGTCGGCGCCGCGTTCTTGGATGACCGCGACGCGCAATGCAGGCAAAGCCGTCGTGCCGCAGGAGATACGAGTGGAGGTGGGACGGAATCTTCGACCAGAGACCGACGAACAGGTCAATGCGACCGGTGCGAAGCTCCTCTTCCGTGTCACGGCTCGCACGCGTGACCAGCAGCTCGACGTTTGGCGCGATCGTCGCCACGCGGGGCGCGAGGTCGGGCAGGAGCGAGAGCTCGAAATCGGCGGTGCTCTCGATGCGAAATCGGTGGCGGGTGGTCGCCGGGTCGAACGCCTGCGTCTGCGCGAGCACTTGGCGCGCGTCCATCAGGAGACGATGCACGGGCGCGGCCAGGTCCAGGGCGCGTGCGGTGGGCTCCATTCCGTGGCCGGTCCGGACAAGCACGGGATCCTCGAGGAGATCGCGAAGGCGCGCGAGCGCGTTGCTCATCGCGGGTTGGCTGAGGCCCATCCGCTGTGCGGCACGCGTCACGCTTCGCTCGGACAGAAGCGCGTCCAGGGCCACGAGCAGGTTCAGGTCCACGCCGGCGAGGCTGACATTGGCCATCTGAATAATGATTATAAGACAAATCCGTTTGATGAATGAAGGGCCGAACCTTAGCTTCGAAGCATGGACTTCTACACGAACCCCCTGTCTCCAAACTGTCGCAAGGTCGACGCCGTGGCCAAACAGCTCGGGATCGACCTCAATGTGAAACTGGTCGACATCCGCAAGGGTGAAAACCGCGAGCCTGGCTTTCTGGCGATCAACCCGAACGGGAAAATTCCTGCGCTCGTCGACGGAGATCTAACGCTCTGGGAGAGCAATGCCATCCAGTGCTACCTCGCCAGCAAGAAGGACAACGATCTCTGGCCCAAGTCGAATCTGCGCTACGAGATCATGAAGTGGCAGGCCTGGGAGCTTGCGCACTTCGGCGCGGCCGGGCGGGTGCTCATCTTTCAGCGCATCGTCAAACAGCTCCTCAACATCGGCGCCTCGGACGAGGTTCGCTGCGCCGAAGAGGAGGCCAACCTGAAACGCCACGCCGCGGTGCTGGACAACGCGCTCAAAGGCAAGCGCTTCGTCTGCGGCGACCAGCTGACCCTCGCCGACTTCTGCCTCGGCTCGACCCTCACCTTCGCCGAACACGCGCGGTTCCCCATCGGGGAGTTCACCAACGTTCGCCGATGGATGGCCTCCCTCGACGAACAACCGGGCTGGCGCGGGAGCAAACCCCCGCCGATGTGACGGCCCGGCGGGTGAACCTGCCCGGCACTTTTTCGCGCAATGGCCATCAACGCCGGCCGATACTTGCAATGAGAGGAGCTCCCCTTGCATGAATCGGTAAACCTTCGAGGCGCGGCAGACAAGACAGCCACACACGCACTTCGATATGCATATCTATGGGTGCCGGCTCCCGCGGTGGCGCTTGGTGCTGCGGTAGCCGTGCACCACGGAGCGTCGCTGACGGCCTTCGTGCCGAATGTTTTCGCGATGGTTCTCGGCGCGATCGCGAGCGTCGCCTTCGCCGGGCAGACGGCACGGCGTCAGCGACGAATCCTCGTATGGGCCTCCATCGCCGCATGCTTGCTCGTAGGGTCGACGCTCGTCTCGAGCGGGCTCGAGGGCGTGCATCGGTGGATCCGAGTGGGCCCCCTATGGCTCAACGCGTCCATGGCCTTGTCGCCATGGGTTCTCGGAGCGGCACGTGACCGGTCGCCGGCATGGGGCTCGGGCATGCTATTGGCATTTTTGGGCCTGCATGTCGTGCAGCCCGATGCCGGGCAGGCAACCGCATTGGGCGCGGCCATCGTCGCGCTCACGGTTCGACGATCTCCCCTTTCCGCGATCGCCGCAGCGGCCCTGGTGTGGGGCGCTTGGATGCGGGCCGATCCGCTGCTGCCGGTCGATCACGTGGAGCGGATCCTCGTGCTTGCCGTCTCGGATGGGCCGCTGATCGCGGGCGCGGCGGTCGTTGCCCTTGGGTTGCTCTTTCTGCCCATCGTGCGCGCTCTGGGGCATGCCGATGCCGAAAATCGATGGCTCGGCTTGGCCTTCGGGATCTATGGGTTCGGTGAGATTGCGATGACCTTCGCAGGGAATTTCCCGGTCCCCATCATGGGCGCGGGAGCGGGCCCCGTCCTCGGCTGGTATGCCATGTTGGCCATCAGCCTCCGCGGGCGAGCCCAATCATGACGAGGGCCGCCGCCATCGCGGCGAGGCCGATGGACGCAGCAATCAGCCAGGTCCAGCTGCGCGGACGGGCGCCGTGGCCCATCGCGACCACCCGCACGGCGCACGCGAGATGGACCGCCAGCGCAAGAATGGCGAGCACATAATAGGGAGCCAAACGCGCGCCCCAGGGGTCGTGGAATACGTCGCTGTCGATGAGCCAGTGCCAATTGGTGTCGACGCCACGGCCGCGGGCGCGCAGCACGGCGCGGAGGTGCGACGCGAAGAATATGGCCAGGTAGACGCCCGCGGCACTCTGCAGCGTCTCGAGCGGCGAGGCGCACCGAGACAGGCGACGGGCCACGAGCACGAGGCCCGTGAGCGACTGCGTGAGTACGCAGCCGAGGAGCACGGGCTCGAGGAGGCGATGCCGGTAGACGCTGCGTAGGGCGTGCATGAGCGCGAGGTGAACCTCACCGCCCGCGATGCCGCTCACGTGGTTCACGAGATGCGCGAGGGCAAACGCGACGATGGGCAGTGCGACGACGCCATGTGCCTTCGCCAGACGGCCCGGTGGCGGGCACGATGACGGGGGCTCGGCCGTGGGCCGGGGCGCACGCCACGCGAGGGCGGCGAGGACGAGCCACAACGGGATCCAGACGCCGACGCTCGACAATGGGAGCGCACGCTGAAAATCGAGCAGCCCGCCGAGAAAACTGAAGAGCGCCGGCCCGGCGACGGCGAACAGCGCAATCGCGCGGGCGGTGCTCGGCGCGTGGGACCCGAGCTGCATCGAGCTCCGTAGCGCAATGGCCGGGGAGATCAACGCCAGAAAAAGGAGCGGCGGCCAAAGCGCCGGTCCGGTCCACACCAGCGCGGGGTATGCCAGCGCGGCGAGTGGCGGTGCCACGCGAAGCCATCGATCCGTCGGTCGTTCCCACATGCCCGGATGGTCCTTCTTTTTCCGGTACAGTGAATAGCGCCAGTTATGGCAACATCGACAGGTCCACTTACATGCCGCGCCGCGCACCGGAGATCTTGCTCGCCTTACCGCCACGCGCCCGCTCGGAGACGCTCGCGGAATGGGTCTACGGCGGCCTCCGTGACGCGATCCTCGACGGACGATTGCGCCGGGGCGGCCGGGTGCCCGCCACGCGCGATCTCGCCGCGCGCTACGAGCTCTCGCGCGGTGTCGTCGTCGCCGCGTACGACCGACTGCACGACGAGGGATACCTGGTCAGCCGCCGCGGCTCGGGCACCGTCGTCAATGAGCGCGTCTTCGAGGACTACCAAGTCGTGCCTCGGCACGGTGCCGAGGAGCCGGCGCGCCCGCCGCCGCCGAAACGCTTGCGGGCGCGGCCCTTCTGCCCGATCGAACCCGCGGTGTCGGAATTTCCCATGGCGGTATGGGCGCGCCTCAGCGCCCGGAGCGCGCGCAATCTACCGGCCCGAGAGCTGTCGCGCGGGGATCCCGCGGGCTCGCGCGCACTGCGTGAGTCCATCGCGGCCTACCTCGGCACGGCGCGCGGCGTCACCTGCCGCGCCGAGCAGATCGTCATCGTGTCGGGCGCGCAGCAGGCGCTCGATCTCGTAGCGCGCACCGTGATCCGCCCCGGCGATGGAGTCTGGATGGAGGACCCCGGCTATCGGGCGGGGGTCGATGCTTTCCGCAATGCGGGCGCGCGCATCGTCCCCGTGCGCGTCGACGATCGCGGACTCGATCCGGCCGACGGACGCCGGCGGTGCCCGC encodes:
- a CDS encoding sigma-70 family RNA polymerase sigma factor, translating into MHADPDGTAANLDEAASIFAGVRRRLFGLAYRMLGSKAEAEDVVQEVWLRWQTYDDRGSVLDPAAFLVTTAVRLAINAVQSARARRETYIGPWLPEPVDTRADPELGAVRGEALELAVLFLLEKLSATERAAYVLREAFDYAYAQIADILEINEANARQLVTRARTHLASERRTPASPSEQRRFLDAFIRAAQAGDRSALEALFVADVANYSDGGGVLGVARVPVVGRARVAKFIASFAHKFWIGVSFTWTEANGRPSILLSRDGLVFGLVTVEASEQGIEQLMWVMNPVKLEDVGSALVSPNADPA
- a CDS encoding MarR family transcriptional regulator, with amino-acid sequence MRSGLGTMLRRLVALLDGDVERVYGNAGLDFRARYYPVFQALSREEACTIRAIALQSGLTHSALSQTITEMRKAGLVTVTPGEDARERNVELSPKGKLVMAELQPYWEAIAAAADALDAELDGSLFRALEGAADALEQRSFYDRIEAERAARIAKRTRKKKET
- a CDS encoding PLP-dependent aminotransferase family protein; its protein translation is MPRRAPEILLALPPRARSETLAEWVYGGLRDAILDGRLRRGGRVPATRDLAARYELSRGVVVAAYDRLHDEGYLVSRRGSGTVVNERVFEDYQVVPRHGAEEPARPPPPKRLRARPFCPIEPAVSEFPMAVWARLSARSARNLPARELSRGDPAGSRALRESIAAYLGTARGVTCRAEQIVIVSGAQQALDLVARTVIRPGDGVWMEDPGYRAGVDAFRNAGARIVPVRVDDRGLDPADGRRRCPQPRAVYLTPAHQFYLGVALSLERRLELIAWARQHHIALVEDDYDSEFRYRGRPLPALAGLAGADTVFLIGTFNKVLFPSLRCGYMVVPDRWHDRILALRYQTDLYPPSLLQATLRAFLDEGHFARHLRRMRELYAARRGAIEAAIARHLDGLLRVPEIHAGLSTPAYLLDGRTSQQAEALALEHGLDVWALDRYALRRRDLRGLVLGFAAFTEHQLQNAVITLARALG
- a CDS encoding SDR family oxidoreductase, whose protein sequence is MKIVVIGGTGLIGSKLVRNLTAAGHEALAASPNTGVNTVTGVGVREALAGASVLVDVSNSPSFEDAAVLDFFSKATRNLVSAAAATGIKHYVALSVVGSERMPDSGYLRAKVAQELLIKASSIPYTIVRATQFFEFVKAIADSATVDGKVRLPKALIQPLSSDNVAYALTEATLDKPANGIIEIAGPETFPMVELIRQGLSASKDPRPVISDDDARYYGALLSERSLLPGGAAHLGTTRYADWLRQSTL
- a CDS encoding TetR family transcriptional regulator, producing the protein MASRSLKPTDERSRDRARTRAKIMEAAKVAFSKYGYGGANIRDIAAEAGITGALVVRYFGSKEKLFEEALADAFDLGQAFASTERRELGEAIVAHLFSEQQVVDLTAMMLLASVDPSANPVARRLAHARMLHPMMKLIGGKNAEQRAALILSLVTGVWFYRFMLPLRPLSGRSDASTKGRVAAQIQRIIDGAD
- a CDS encoding LysR family transcriptional regulator — its product is MANVSLAGVDLNLLVALDALLSERSVTRAAQRMGLSQPAMSNALARLRDLLEDPVLVRTGHGMEPTARALDLAAPVHRLLMDARQVLAQTQAFDPATTRHRFRIESTADFELSLLPDLAPRVATIAPNVELLVTRASRDTEEELRTGRIDLFVGLWSKIPSHLHSYLLRHDGFACIARRGHPRTRRRLTLRAFGELAHVVVTPDAWPGGIADTVHADRGLGQHVLVRTPDYLVAAKIVARSNAIATLPRGIAHALAELLPLDVFRAPLDVADVSISMVWHPRTHQQDGHRWLRSLIMDACAASEW
- a CDS encoding dipeptidase produces the protein MSSSRVTRRHFVQFASGIALSGCAGQGSDARAADRAPGSKAGGSLDDGIIFDGSGGIGRYEWNPPLTASEIQDGLRSGLTCVSITVDDVTNSEHAFDHTMEMISVRLREIAAHPESLMLVRNAADLRAAKATKRVGFIFAFQGATALGPALEHFDTMHGLGVRVMQLTYNTRNLLGDGCLEPGNAGLSTLGRRAVERMNASRVLVDVSHCGQRTTAEAIELSKQPVAITHTGCSAVVNHPRNKRDEELKRCADKGGVAGIYFMPFLRAQGQQMAADVIAHLEHAINVCGEEHVGIGSDGTVSTVDIKDPAYVAEFRKEVEERRKKGISAPGEAPDVFPLCPDLNTPQKFQILRDKLRARGHSQARLNKIMGGNFARLFADVCG
- a CDS encoding glutathione S-transferase family protein; its protein translation is MDFYTNPLSPNCRKVDAVAKQLGIDLNVKLVDIRKGENREPGFLAINPNGKIPALVDGDLTLWESNAIQCYLASKKDNDLWPKSNLRYEIMKWQAWELAHFGAAGRVLIFQRIVKQLLNIGASDEVRCAEEEANLKRHAAVLDNALKGKRFVCGDQLTLADFCLGSTLTFAEHARFPIGEFTNVRRWMASLDEQPGWRGSKPPPM
- a CDS encoding cupin domain-containing protein, giving the protein MIKRVLFAMALAVALIPDAPAGAAEGKDKVTLVFDHVLPNVPGKSMKSFLVEYPPGGSSPGHSHASSAFIYATVLQGAIRSQVNNGPVKTYRAGESFAEMPGDHHGVSENASATEPARLLAVFVVDTAEKNLTTNDKK